From a region of the Pseudomonas fulva 12-X genome:
- the mksE gene encoding Mks condensin complex protein MksE, which produces MNIDLKEMTQLAAAFRDLFKGYHISRSEPECYAQLSSMQDQYRALFRALGFELVCDPRGFYYFVPEQAAPQVNKTAQRLALFTFILVEHLADQGRDPLSVLDGGTIGRDELPALLDKYRDLFLQAEVTTHEELEDKVIRRLTQLGFAEDSNGVYRFLPPMHRFLDVCLAVQHDRDLAASLHSTDLPLPAPVLIDDDSGDPIISLDDAEEESEEDAMARAMAEERAAQEQDA; this is translated from the coding sequence ATGAATATCGACCTGAAAGAAATGACCCAGCTCGCGGCCGCGTTCCGCGACCTGTTCAAGGGTTACCACATCTCGCGCAGCGAGCCCGAGTGCTACGCCCAGCTGTCCAGCATGCAGGATCAGTATCGGGCGCTGTTTCGCGCCCTGGGCTTCGAGCTGGTCTGCGACCCGCGGGGCTTCTACTACTTCGTGCCCGAGCAGGCCGCGCCCCAGGTCAACAAGACCGCCCAGCGCCTGGCACTGTTCACCTTCATCCTGGTCGAGCATCTGGCCGACCAGGGCCGTGACCCACTCTCCGTGCTCGACGGCGGCACCATCGGCCGAGACGAGCTGCCGGCGCTGCTCGACAAGTACCGCGACCTGTTCCTGCAGGCCGAAGTCACCACCCATGAAGAGCTCGAAGACAAGGTCATCCGCCGCCTGACCCAGCTCGGTTTCGCCGAGGACAGCAACGGCGTGTACCGCTTCCTGCCGCCGATGCACCGCTTCCTCGACGTGTGCCTGGCGGTGCAGCACGACCGCGACCTGGCCGCCAGCCTGCACAGCACCGACCTGCCGCTGCCGGCACCGGTGCTGATAGACGACGACAGTGGTGACCCGATCATCAGCCTCGACGACGCCGAAGAGGAATCCGAAGAAGACGCCATGGCCCGCGCCATGGCCGAAGAGCGCGCCGCACAGGAGCAAGACGCATGA
- the mksB gene encoding Mks condensin complex protein MksB encodes MIDPKRVLRALAEHWALLEPLGERFDAGTLSLVELRNQLTAQLPPQSTAVDVTALLDQWIRLDILVPVAKSPNRFELNAQIHDFLSYLRREHRLGLCLEIEAYLRHLERLAGYIQDAFEVRDGNDLARQLRLLDMRVRDVLKKLNNDEQALIGVAERAKTSDRQIPLRQRYAEVLATWDEYVEPMIQLVAADGAFEQGVRRVEQVLLKLLGEQQRLGQLVDDDLLLRTHARILEMQTSAQLTLRKARELLLPLREEARRHNAVTRGAALALSVIRKKGIDAVPQAAMPLFTRPQSNFLGSASQVEAYVYALARFEAKPNHFPKATGKRKGDNPRAPKTAREMIDRCEQSLPLPDLMTWLLEQEPEGATDELLYWFSRLSRESRFQRDRLERQTYLTREHEISISSYALVGRPSA; translated from the coding sequence ATGATCGACCCCAAACGCGTATTACGCGCCCTCGCCGAGCACTGGGCCCTGCTCGAACCGCTCGGTGAACGCTTCGATGCTGGCACCCTGAGCCTGGTGGAGCTGCGCAACCAGCTGACTGCCCAGTTGCCGCCGCAAAGCACGGCGGTGGATGTCACCGCCCTGCTCGACCAGTGGATCCGCCTGGACATCTTGGTGCCGGTGGCCAAGAGCCCCAACCGCTTCGAGCTCAACGCACAGATTCACGACTTCCTGTCCTACCTGCGCCGTGAGCATCGCCTTGGCCTGTGCCTGGAGATCGAAGCCTACCTGCGCCACCTCGAGCGCCTGGCCGGCTACATCCAGGATGCCTTCGAAGTGCGCGACGGCAACGACCTGGCCCGCCAGCTGCGCCTGCTCGACATGCGCGTGCGCGATGTGTTGAAAAAGCTCAATAACGACGAGCAGGCGCTGATCGGCGTGGCCGAGCGGGCCAAGACCAGCGACCGGCAGATTCCCCTGCGCCAGCGTTACGCCGAAGTGCTCGCCACCTGGGACGAGTACGTCGAGCCGATGATCCAACTGGTCGCCGCCGACGGCGCCTTCGAGCAAGGCGTGCGCCGCGTCGAGCAGGTGCTGCTCAAGCTGCTCGGTGAACAGCAGCGCCTCGGCCAACTGGTCGACGACGATCTGCTGCTGCGCACCCACGCACGCATTCTGGAAATGCAGACCAGCGCCCAGCTGACCCTGCGCAAGGCCCGCGAGCTGCTGCTGCCGCTGCGCGAGGAAGCGCGCCGGCACAACGCCGTGACCCGCGGTGCGGCGCTGGCCCTGTCGGTGATCCGCAAGAAAGGCATCGACGCCGTGCCGCAGGCCGCCATGCCGCTGTTCACTCGGCCGCAGAGCAACTTCCTGGGCAGCGCCTCTCAGGTCGAGGCTTACGTTTATGCCCTGGCGCGTTTCGAGGCCAAACCCAACCACTTCCCGAAAGCCACCGGCAAACGCAAGGGCGACAACCCGCGCGCGCCGAAAACCGCCCGGGAAATGATCGACCGCTGCGAGCAGTCGCTGCCGCTGCCGGACCTGATGACCTGGCTGCTGGAACAGGAGCCCGAAGGCGCCACCGACGAGCTGCTCTACTGGTTCTCGCGTCTGTCACGCGAGTCGCGCTTCCAGCGTGACCGCCTGGAGCGCCAGACCTACCTGACCCGCGAGCACGAAATCAGCATCAGCTCCTATGCCCTGGTGGGTCGTCCCAGTGCCTAG
- a CDS encoding carboxynorspermidine decarboxylase has protein sequence MIKTPYYLIDKQKLLGNMEKIAYVREHSGAKALLALKCFATWSVFDLMQQYMDGTTSSSLYELKLGRQKFAGETHAYSVAWADDEIAEMLENCDKIIFNSIGQLERFTEASEGKVRGLRVNPQVSSSDYLLADPARPFSRLGEWDPAKIEAVIDQISGFMFHNNCENGDFGLFDKMLSHIEERFGHLLHKVQWVSLGGGIHFTGEGYALDAFCARLKAFSEKYGVQVYLEPGEAAITGSASLEVTVLDTLYNGKHLAVVDSSIEAHMLDLLIYRLNAKLAPSEGEHTYMVCGKSCLAGDIFGEYQFEKPLQIGDRLSFVDAAGYTMVKKNWFNGLKMPAIVVRQLDGSVEVVREFGFDDYLSSLS, from the coding sequence ATGATCAAAACGCCGTACTACCTCATCGACAAACAGAAGCTGCTTGGCAACATGGAGAAGATCGCCTACGTGCGTGAACACTCCGGTGCCAAGGCGCTGCTGGCCCTCAAATGCTTCGCCACCTGGTCGGTCTTCGATCTGATGCAGCAGTACATGGACGGCACCACTTCGTCTTCTCTATATGAGCTGAAACTGGGCCGTCAGAAGTTCGCCGGTGAAACCCACGCCTACAGCGTGGCCTGGGCCGATGACGAAATCGCCGAGATGCTGGAGAACTGCGACAAGATCATCTTCAACTCCATCGGCCAGCTCGAGCGTTTCACTGAGGCGTCCGAAGGCAAGGTGCGCGGCCTGCGCGTCAACCCGCAGGTGAGCAGTTCCGATTACCTGCTGGCCGACCCGGCGCGCCCGTTCAGCCGCCTCGGTGAGTGGGACCCTGCGAAGATCGAGGCGGTGATCGATCAGATCTCCGGCTTCATGTTCCACAACAACTGCGAGAACGGCGACTTCGGCCTGTTCGACAAGATGTTGAGCCACATCGAAGAGCGCTTCGGCCACCTGCTGCACAAGGTCCAGTGGGTCAGCCTCGGTGGCGGCATTCACTTCACCGGTGAAGGTTATGCGCTGGACGCCTTCTGCGCGCGCCTGAAAGCCTTCTCCGAGAAGTATGGTGTGCAGGTCTACCTGGAGCCGGGCGAAGCGGCCATCACCGGCAGCGCCTCGCTGGAAGTCACCGTGCTCGACACCCTTTATAACGGCAAGCACCTGGCCGTGGTGGACAGCTCCATCGAAGCGCACATGCTCGACCTGCTGATCTACCGCCTCAACGCCAAGCTGGCGCCCAGCGAGGGTGAACACACCTACATGGTGTGCGGCAAATCCTGTCTGGCCGGCGATATCTTCGGCGAATACCAGTTCGAGAAACCGCTGCAGATCGGCGACCGCCTGTCGTTCGTCGACGCGGCCGGTTACACCATGGTCAAGAAGAACTGGTTCAACGGCCTGAAGATGCCCGCCATCGTGGTCAGGCAACTCGATGGCAGCGTCGAGGTGGTTCGTGAATTCGGCTTCGACGATTACCTGTCGAGCCTGTCGTAA
- a CDS encoding saccharopine dehydrogenase family protein, which produces MKKNVLIIGAGGVAKVVAHKCAQHNDELGRIAIASRNISKCQAIIDSVKAKGSLKVPADIQAFSLNALDIEATKALIRETESQIVINVGSAFLNMSVLRACIDTGVAYLDTAIHEEPGKICETPPWYGNYEWKHLEECQQKNITAILGVGFDPGVVNAYAALAQQQHFDKIESIDILDVNAGSHGKYFATNFDPEINFREFTGTVYSWQNSQWTSNRMFEVKRTDDLPVVGSQNLYLTGHDEVHSISKNLDVPNVRFWMSFGEHYINVFTVLNSLGLLSEQPVKTAEGLEVVPLKVVKAVLPDPASLAPGYTGKTCIGDLVKGTKDGKAREVFIYNVADHEEAFAETDSQGISYTAGVPPVAAALLVARGEWDAARMVNVEELPAEPFLKLLDVMGLPTRIKDEHGDRPWDQVV; this is translated from the coding sequence TTGAAGAAGAACGTCCTTATCATTGGTGCAGGAGGTGTCGCCAAGGTGGTGGCCCACAAGTGCGCGCAGCACAACGACGAACTCGGTCGTATTGCCATCGCGTCACGGAACATCTCCAAATGCCAGGCCATCATCGACAGCGTCAAGGCCAAGGGTAGCCTTAAGGTACCCGCCGACATCCAGGCCTTCTCGCTCAATGCATTGGACATCGAGGCGACCAAGGCGCTGATCCGCGAGACCGAATCGCAGATCGTCATCAACGTCGGTTCAGCCTTCCTCAATATGTCGGTGCTGCGTGCCTGCATCGATACCGGCGTGGCCTATCTGGACACCGCCATTCACGAAGAACCGGGCAAGATCTGCGAAACCCCGCCCTGGTATGGCAACTACGAGTGGAAACACCTCGAGGAATGCCAGCAGAAGAACATCACGGCCATTCTCGGCGTCGGTTTCGACCCGGGTGTGGTCAACGCCTATGCGGCCCTCGCTCAGCAACAGCATTTCGACAAGATCGAGTCGATCGACATCCTCGACGTCAATGCCGGCAGCCACGGCAAGTATTTCGCGACCAATTTCGACCCGGAAATCAATTTCCGCGAGTTCACCGGCACCGTCTACAGCTGGCAGAACAGCCAGTGGACGAGCAACCGCATGTTCGAGGTCAAGCGTACCGATGACCTGCCGGTGGTAGGTTCCCAGAATCTGTACCTCACCGGTCACGATGAAGTGCACTCGATCTCCAAGAACCTGGACGTGCCCAACGTGCGCTTCTGGATGAGCTTCGGCGAGCACTACATCAACGTGTTCACCGTGCTGAACAGCCTCGGCCTGCTCAGCGAGCAGCCAGTGAAGACCGCTGAGGGTCTGGAAGTCGTGCCGCTGAAAGTGGTCAAGGCCGTGCTGCCGGATCCGGCTTCCCTGGCACCGGGCTACACCGGCAAGACCTGCATCGGCGACCTGGTCAAGGGCACCAAGGATGGCAAGGCCCGCGAAGTGTTCATCTACAACGTGGCCGACCACGAAGAAGCCTTCGCCGAGACCGACAGCCAGGGTATCTCCTACACCGCTGGCGTACCGCCGGTGGCCGCTGCACTGCTGGTGGCCCGTGGCGAGTGGGATGCAGCACGTATGGTCAACGTCGAAGAACTGCCAGCCGAGCCGTTCCTCAAGCTCCTCGACGTGATGGGCCTGCCCACGCGCATCAAGGATGAGCATGGTGATCGCCCGTGGGATCAGGTTGTTTGA
- a CDS encoding methyl-accepting chemotaxis protein encodes MLLRNWNIAPRAAFGFGLIALMVAFLGIFSLGTMSSIRERASTIETDWVPSIQSVAAIRENMLRIRTISLRVALDPDPANVDTYVGQYDARNKVLEQNIRDFEPFIDTPEEQRIYDQFRRDFAAYQRGMADSFVLARRGERDALNKLLLVDMKPVVDGTGAQLAELGDIYSKGIAQEGTASAQAYTRSQQVVAGVILLAALITVALAWLLTRSIVGPLKRAVQAARHVAEGDLTKGIQVEGRDEVSQLQASLAQMQQRLRETLAEISGSSTQLAAAAEELNAVTDEAGRGLQQQNDEIEQAATAVNQMSAAVDEVARNAVSTSEASKAANHSAQQGQARVSETITAISDLSGEVESTSSLVQRVAEQSQEIGKVLDVIRAIAEQTNLLALNAAIEAARAGESGRGFAVVADEVRALAHRTQNSTQEIEQMVSGMRTGASQALTSMQASTRQARDTRELAQSAGDALNEITNGIGEMYERNLVIASAAEEQAQVAREVDRNLVNIRDLSVQSATGAHQTSASSHELSRLAADLSRLVGRFSV; translated from the coding sequence ATGCTGCTACGCAACTGGAACATCGCACCCCGCGCTGCCTTCGGCTTCGGCCTCATCGCCCTTATGGTGGCCTTTCTGGGCATCTTCTCGCTCGGCACCATGTCGAGCATTCGCGAGCGCGCCAGCACCATCGAAACCGACTGGGTTCCGAGCATCCAATCGGTGGCCGCCATCCGTGAGAACATGCTGCGCATTCGCACCATTTCCCTGCGCGTGGCTCTGGATCCCGATCCGGCCAATGTCGACACCTACGTAGGCCAGTACGATGCGCGCAACAAGGTGCTGGAACAGAACATCCGCGACTTCGAACCCTTCATCGACACACCCGAAGAACAACGCATCTACGATCAGTTCCGCCGCGATTTCGCCGCCTACCAACGCGGCATGGCCGACTCCTTCGTGCTGGCACGCCGCGGTGAGCGCGACGCGCTGAACAAGCTGCTGCTGGTCGACATGAAGCCGGTGGTCGACGGCACCGGTGCACAGCTGGCCGAGCTGGGCGACATCTACAGCAAGGGCATCGCCCAGGAAGGCACGGCCTCGGCGCAGGCTTACACCCGTTCGCAACAGGTAGTTGCGGGGGTGATCCTGCTGGCGGCACTGATCACCGTAGCATTGGCCTGGCTGCTCACCCGCAGCATCGTCGGGCCGCTGAAGCGGGCGGTGCAGGCCGCACGTCATGTGGCTGAGGGCGACCTGACCAAGGGCATCCAGGTCGAAGGCCGTGACGAGGTCAGCCAGTTGCAGGCCTCACTGGCGCAGATGCAGCAGCGCTTGCGAGAAACCCTGGCGGAAATCTCCGGCTCGTCCACCCAGCTCGCTGCCGCCGCCGAAGAGCTCAACGCGGTGACCGACGAAGCCGGACGCGGACTGCAACAGCAGAACGACGAAATCGAACAGGCTGCCACAGCGGTCAACCAGATGAGCGCCGCCGTGGACGAAGTGGCGCGCAATGCGGTCTCCACCTCGGAAGCCTCCAAGGCTGCCAATCACTCCGCACAGCAGGGTCAGGCTCGTGTGTCGGAGACCATCACCGCGATCAGCGACCTGTCCGGTGAAGTGGAAAGCACCTCCAGCCTGGTGCAGCGCGTGGCTGAACAGTCCCAGGAAATCGGCAAGGTGCTGGACGTGATTCGCGCGATTGCCGAGCAGACCAACCTGCTGGCGCTCAATGCCGCCATCGAGGCGGCGCGGGCCGGTGAATCCGGGCGCGGCTTCGCCGTGGTGGCTGATGAGGTACGGGCATTGGCGCACCGCACGCAGAATTCGACCCAGGAAATCGAGCAGATGGTATCCGGCATGCGCACCGGTGCCAGCCAGGCGTTGACCTCCATGCAGGCCAGTACTCGCCAGGCGCGCGATACCCGCGAGCTGGCGCAGAGCGCGGGCGACGCCTTGAACGAGATCACCAACGGAATCGGCGAGATGTACGAGCGCAACCTGGTGATCGCCAGCGCGGCGGAAGAACAGGCCCAGGTGGCTCGCGAGGTGGACCGCAATCTGGTGAACATTCGCGATCTGTCGGTGCAGTCGGCCACCGGTGCCCACCAGACCAGCGCCTCGAGCCACGAGCTGTCACGCCTGGCAGCCGACCTCAGCCGCCTGGTAGGTCGCTTCAGCGTCTGA
- a CDS encoding lactonase family protein, whose translation MFKPLAVAALASCLATTAQAAISFAYISSPNDGLISQYRLDDGTGGIALVEQTQAGDKVNPMALSPDGSLLFAAQRVAPFKVITYRIDAGSGHLQRLGQAPLADSMAYLATDRSGRFLLAASYGGALLSVQAIDKDGQVSDKPQVYKTGPFAHSIRTDLSDRFVYAGNLGADKVLQFSQDKQSGALTPIGEGFASTTAKTGPRHIAFSPDGKFLYVVGELSGTVSGFAIDGQTGALKQVSEASGIPASLGLAHGEARSAANNDLKDDPTPRIWAADIRLSPDGSLLYITERTTSSASAFKVDTKDGSLKFLGNYPVQEKQPRNIAFFPNGKWLLVTGEKSQTIGSYRIGDKGSLERVSEAKSGDGALWIEILPIKP comes from the coding sequence ATGTTCAAACCGCTCGCTGTTGCTGCACTGGCATCCTGCCTGGCTACCACGGCTCAGGCCGCTATTTCCTTCGCCTACATCTCCAGCCCGAACGATGGCCTGATTTCCCAGTACCGCCTGGACGACGGCACGGGCGGCATCGCACTGGTGGAGCAGACCCAGGCCGGTGACAAGGTCAACCCGATGGCGCTGTCGCCCGATGGTTCGCTGCTGTTCGCGGCCCAGCGAGTTGCGCCGTTCAAGGTCATCACCTACCGGATCGATGCGGGATCCGGGCATCTGCAGCGCCTGGGTCAGGCTCCATTGGCCGACAGCATGGCGTACCTGGCCACCGACCGCAGCGGGCGTTTCCTGCTGGCTGCTTCCTATGGCGGGGCCCTGCTCAGCGTGCAGGCCATCGACAAGGACGGCCAGGTGTCGGACAAACCCCAGGTCTACAAGACCGGACCGTTCGCTCATTCCATCCGCACCGACCTGAGTGATCGCTTCGTGTATGCCGGCAATCTGGGCGCCGACAAGGTGCTGCAGTTCAGTCAGGACAAGCAAAGTGGCGCGCTGACCCCCATCGGCGAAGGCTTCGCCAGCACCACCGCCAAAACTGGCCCACGGCATATCGCGTTCTCGCCCGATGGCAAGTTCCTCTATGTGGTGGGCGAGCTGAGCGGTACCGTCAGCGGTTTCGCCATCGATGGGCAGACCGGCGCACTCAAGCAGGTGAGCGAAGCCAGCGGCATTCCCGCATCACTCGGGCTGGCCCATGGTGAGGCGCGCAGCGCCGCCAACAATGACTTGAAGGACGACCCGACGCCGCGCATCTGGGCCGCCGATATTCGCCTGTCGCCCGACGGTTCGCTGCTGTACATCACTGAGCGCACCACCAGTTCGGCGTCGGCCTTCAAGGTCGATACGAAGGACGGCAGCCTGAAGTTTCTCGGCAATTACCCAGTGCAGGAAAAGCAGCCGCGCAACATCGCCTTCTTCCCCAACGGCAAGTGGCTACTGGTGACCGGCGAGAAAAGCCAGACCATCGGCAGCTACCGGATTGGTGACAAGGGCAGCCTCGAACGGGTGAGCGAGGCAAAGTCCGGCGATGGTGCGCTGTGGATCGAGATCCTTCCTATCAAACCCTGA
- a CDS encoding CitMHS family transporter, with translation MITALGFTLMFAIVILILMRRITPLVAFVTLPVIACLMAGFDLGEIGKFITEGLKTVAPTATLFIFAILYFGIMRDCGLFDPLVRFLLKSTKGRPLSVAIVTVAVTSVTHLDGIGAATFLLVIPALLPLYLRLGMSRQMLLCLVVLSAGVMNMVPWGGTTARASAVTGIDASQLWISLIPIQAVGLVLVMSLAVFLGLRAQRSFAANGGAAIDSAPADAPQVDTSQMLPTSNWRYWANLALTAGILVCLFTGAFPLFACFMVGLGIALLLNYPSLDDQNKALRAHATDAMQMALVMLAAGILLGVLAGAGMSDGMAHWMINILPEGSANWIHVIIGAFGVPLGMLFSPDAYYFALLPVIRDVAVAAGVDPAAVANAMLIGENTGFGVSPVVPSVYLAIGLAGVELYKHIRYTVLWAWGISLIMLAAAVLLGVVTV, from the coding sequence ATGATCACCGCCCTCGGCTTCACCCTGATGTTCGCCATCGTCATCCTGATTCTGATGCGCCGCATCACCCCGCTGGTCGCCTTCGTCACCCTGCCGGTCATCGCCTGCCTGATGGCCGGCTTCGACCTTGGCGAAATCGGCAAATTCATCACCGAAGGCCTGAAGACCGTGGCGCCGACCGCCACGCTGTTCATCTTCGCCATTCTGTATTTCGGCATCATGCGTGACTGCGGGCTGTTCGATCCGCTGGTGCGTTTTCTGCTGAAAAGCACCAAGGGCCGCCCGCTGTCCGTGGCCATCGTCACCGTGGCCGTGACCTCGGTAACCCACCTGGACGGCATCGGCGCCGCCACCTTTCTGCTGGTGATTCCCGCCCTGCTGCCGCTGTACCTGCGCCTGGGCATGAGCCGGCAGATGCTGCTGTGCCTGGTGGTGCTCAGCGCCGGGGTGATGAACATGGTGCCCTGGGGCGGCACCACCGCCCGCGCTTCGGCGGTGACCGGTATCGACGCCTCGCAACTGTGGATCTCGCTGATTCCCATCCAGGCGGTCGGCCTGGTGCTGGTCATGAGCCTGGCGGTGTTTCTCGGCCTGCGCGCGCAACGCAGCTTCGCGGCCAACGGCGGTGCAGCCATCGACAGCGCTCCGGCCGACGCGCCGCAGGTCGACACCTCGCAAATGCTGCCCACCAGCAACTGGCGCTATTGGGCCAACCTGGCGCTGACCGCCGGCATTCTGGTCTGCCTGTTCACCGGCGCCTTTCCGCTGTTCGCCTGTTTCATGGTCGGCCTGGGCATCGCCCTGCTGCTCAACTACCCCAGCCTCGACGACCAGAACAAGGCGCTTCGCGCTCATGCCACGGACGCCATGCAGATGGCCCTGGTGATGCTAGCCGCCGGCATCCTGCTCGGCGTGCTGGCCGGCGCCGGCATGTCCGACGGCATGGCGCACTGGATGATCAACATCCTGCCCGAGGGCTCGGCCAACTGGATTCACGTGATCATCGGCGCCTTCGGCGTACCGCTGGGCATGCTGTTCTCGCCGGACGCCTACTACTTCGCCCTGCTGCCGGTAATCCGCGACGTGGCGGTAGCCGCCGGCGTCGATCCGGCGGCCGTGGCCAACGCCATGCTGATCGGCGAAAACACCGGTTTCGGCGTCAGCCCGGTGGTGCCCAGCGTGTACCTGGCCATCGGCCTGGCCGGCGTCGAGCTGTACAAACACATCCGCTACACCGTGCTGTGGGCCTGGGGCATCAGCCTGATCATGCTCGCAGCCGCGGTGCTGCTCGGCGTGGTGACGGTCTGA
- a CDS encoding AtuA-related protein, whose amino-acid sequence MSDVLLCDYAHARAGDKGNILSVAVFAYDPEHYAWLARELTVERVAGCLAHRRIGTVRRFELPNLSGLNFVVENALEGGVNASPGIDRHGKSLSYALLDLRLPAPS is encoded by the coding sequence ATGAGTGACGTTCTGCTGTGCGACTACGCCCACGCCCGCGCCGGCGACAAGGGCAACATTCTCAGTGTCGCGGTGTTCGCTTACGACCCCGAGCATTACGCCTGGCTGGCCCGTGAACTGACTGTCGAACGGGTGGCCGGCTGCCTGGCCCACCGCCGCATCGGCACGGTGCGCCGCTTCGAGCTGCCGAACCTGAGCGGTCTCAACTTCGTGGTGGAAAACGCTCTGGAAGGTGGCGTGAATGCCAGCCCCGGCATCGACCGCCATGGCAAGAGCCTGAGCTACGCGCTGCTCGACCTGAGGTTGCCGGCTCCGTCATAA
- a CDS encoding acyclic terpene utilization AtuA family protein encodes MTTVHIGCGAGFANDRPDAALALANDLAARDGRRFLFFELLAERTLAEAQLRRLANPDSGYASRLFDFLEPVLETCLAAGIPIITNGGAANPSAAARRLRQQLQGGRFACARIACVLGDDLLDSRDAVQRWLPESLDGEVVSVNVYTGADGIVQALDEGADIVLCGRVADPSLAVGPLRHAFGWQAEDWDRIALATAVGHLLECCTQVSGGYFAHPGLKNVPDLANVGCPIARIEADGRVTIGKAAGTGGCVTERTVKEQLLYEVHDPAAYLTPDVTMDLSQARVRQVGPDLVEVEGVRGHPRPAELKGLIGLRGNWFAEAEISYAGPGALARAALARDVLLQRCARLAPQLTPWIDLIGVASLFNDARGQWLQQRLANAQDPQDVRLRISFVDRDKALLENLLLDAESLYTNGPAGGGGVRRHLTESLGTASFFIPRTAVQQQVEWF; translated from the coding sequence ATGACAACAGTCCACATCGGTTGCGGGGCAGGCTTCGCCAATGATCGGCCCGATGCCGCTCTGGCGTTGGCCAATGACCTCGCCGCACGCGACGGCCGGCGCTTCCTGTTCTTCGAACTGCTTGCCGAACGCACCCTGGCCGAAGCGCAATTGCGCCGCCTGGCCAACCCCGACAGCGGCTATGCCAGCCGGCTGTTCGACTTCCTCGAACCGGTGCTGGAAACCTGCCTGGCCGCCGGCATCCCGATCATCACCAATGGCGGCGCTGCCAACCCCAGCGCAGCCGCTCGCCGCCTGCGCCAGCAGCTGCAGGGCGGGCGCTTCGCCTGCGCGCGCATCGCCTGCGTGCTGGGCGACGACCTGCTCGATTCACGCGACGCCGTGCAGCGCTGGCTGCCCGAGTCGCTCGACGGCGAGGTGGTGTCGGTCAACGTCTACACCGGCGCCGACGGCATCGTGCAGGCGCTGGATGAAGGCGCCGATATCGTGCTCTGCGGCCGCGTCGCCGACCCAAGCCTTGCGGTCGGCCCGCTGCGCCACGCCTTCGGCTGGCAGGCCGAAGACTGGGACCGCATCGCTCTGGCCACCGCCGTGGGTCATTTGCTCGAATGCTGCACCCAGGTCAGCGGTGGCTACTTCGCCCACCCGGGCCTCAAGAACGTGCCGGACCTGGCCAATGTCGGCTGCCCGATCGCCAGAATCGAGGCCGATGGCCGGGTGACCATCGGCAAGGCTGCCGGCACCGGCGGCTGCGTCACCGAGCGCACGGTCAAGGAACAGCTGCTCTATGAAGTCCACGACCCGGCTGCCTACCTGACGCCGGACGTGACCATGGATCTCAGCCAGGCTCGGGTGCGCCAGGTCGGCCCGGACCTGGTCGAGGTCGAAGGCGTTCGCGGCCACCCGCGCCCGGCCGAACTCAAGGGGCTGATCGGTCTGCGTGGCAACTGGTTCGCCGAGGCAGAAATTTCCTATGCAGGCCCCGGCGCCCTGGCCCGCGCCGCACTCGCCCGTGACGTGCTGCTACAGCGCTGCGCGCGCCTGGCGCCGCAGCTGACGCCGTGGATCGATCTGATCGGCGTCGCCAGCCTGTTCAACGACGCCCGCGGCCAGTGGTTGCAGCAACGCCTGGCCAACGCCCAAGACCCGCAGGACGTACGCCTGCGCATCAGCTTCGTCGACCGTGACAAGGCGCTCTTGGAGAACCTGCTGCTCGACGCCGAATCGCTCTACACCAACGGCCCAGCCGGCGGTGGCGGCGTGCGCCGGCACCTGACCGAATCCCTCGGTACGGCGAGTTTCTTCATCCCCCGCACCGCGGTGCAGCAACAGGTGGAGTGGTTCTGA